One part of the Arabidopsis thaliana chromosome 1 sequence genome encodes these proteins:
- the WAKL10 gene encoding WALL ASSOCIATED KINASE (WAK)-LIKE 10 (WALL ASSOCIATED KINASE (WAK)-LIKE 10 (WAKL10); FUNCTIONS IN: kinase activity; INVOLVED IN: protein amino acid phosphorylation; LOCATED IN: endomembrane system, integral to membrane; EXPRESSED IN: 10 plant structures; EXPRESSED DURING: 8 growth stages; CONTAINS InterPro DOMAIN/s: Wall-associated kinase (InterPro:IPR013695), EGF-like calcium-binding, conserved site (InterPro:IPR018097), Protein kinase, catalytic domain (InterPro:IPR000719), Serine/threonine-protein kinase-like domain (InterPro:IPR017442), Protein kinase-like domain (InterPro:IPR011009), Serine/threonine-protein kinase, active site (InterPro:IPR008271); BEST Arabidopsis thaliana protein match is: Wall-associated kinase family protein (TAIR:AT1G69730.1); Has 121485 Blast hits to 119425 proteins in 4418 species: Archae - 113; Bacteria - 13558; Metazoa - 45589; Fungi - 10331; Plants - 33597; Viruses - 488; Other Eukaryotes - 17809 (source: NCBI BLink).): MSSNCSCSLLSLFSLLLIIDLTVASSCPKTCGGIDIPYPFGIGTGCYLEKWYEIICVNNSVPFLSIINREVVSISFSDMYRRFFNVGYGSIRIRNPIASKGCSSGGQEFGSLLNMTGYPFYLGDNNMLIAVGCNNTASLTNVEPSIVGCESTCSTNQDIPINDYLGVLYCNARYGDSEYCKNISIMNDTSCNGIGCCKASLPARYQQIIGVEIDDSNTESKGCKVAFITDEEYFLSNGSDPERLHANGYDTVDLRWFIHTANHSFIGSLGCKSIDEYTILRRDNREYGIGCLCDYNSTTTGYATCSCASGFEGNPYIPGECKDINECVRGIDGNPVCTAGKCVNLLGGYTCEYTNHRPLVIGLSTSFSTLVFIGGIYWLYKFIRRQRRLNQKKKFFKRNGGLLLQQQLTTTEGNVDSTRVFNSRELEKATENFSLTRILGEGGQGTVYKGMLVDGRIVAVKKSKVVDEDKLEEFINEVVILSQINHRNIVKLLGCCLETDVPILVYEFIPNGNLFEHLHDDSDDYTMTTWEVRLRIAVDIAGALSYLHSAASSPIYHRDIKSTNIMLDEKHRAKVSDFGTSRTVTVDHTHLTTVVSGTVGYMDPEYFQSSQFTDKSDVYSFGVVLAELITGEKSVSFLRSQEYRTLATYFTLAMKENRLSDIIDARIRDGCKLNQVTAAAKIARKCLNMKGRKRPSMRQVSMELEKIRSYSEDMQPYEYASENEEEKKETLVDVNVESRNYVSVTAASSQYSIATTSSSRSDVEPLFPR; encoded by the exons ATGAGCTCTAATTGTAGTTGTTCTCTTTTgagtctcttctctctccttctgATCATTGATCTCACCGTTGCTAGCTCTTGTCCTAAGACATGTGGAGGAATCGACATCCCGTACCCGTTTGGAATCGGAACGGGTTGCTATCTCGAGAAATGGTACGAGATTATTTGTGTCAACAACTCTGTTCCTTTTCTTTCCATCATTAACAGGGAAGTTGTGAGTATCTCTTTTTCGGATATGTATCGCCGGTTCTTTAACGTAGGCTACGGGTCAATTCGCATAAGAAACCCAATAGCTTCAAAGGGATGCTCAAGTGGCGGACAAGAGTTTGGATCACTTTTAAATATGACAGGTTACCCTTTTTACCTTGGCGACAACAATATGCTCATAGCGGTTGGCTGCAACAACACGGCGTCGTTGACAAATGTCGAGCCAAGTATTGTGGGATGCGAGTCTACTTGCAGCACAAATCAAGATATACCTATAAATGATTATCTCGGGGTACTCTACTGTAATGCTAGGTATGGCGATTCCGAGtattgtaaaaatatttcCATTATGAATGATACAAGCTGCAACGGTATTGGATGCTGCAAGGCAAGTTTGCCCGCTAGGTATCAACAGATTATTGGTGTGGAAATAGATGATAGTAACACAGAATCCAAGGGATGCAAAGTTGCCTTCATAACAGACGAGGAATACTTTTTGTCAAATGGATCTGACCCGGAGAGGCTTCATGCTAATGGATATGATACGGTTGACCTAAGATGGTTCATCCATACGGCGAATCATTCCTTCATAGGCTCTCTAGGATGCAAAAGTATAGACGAGTACACAATTCTAAGAAGAGACAATCGTGAATACGGAATAGGTTGCCTTTGCGACTATAACTCTACAACTACAGGCTATGCAACATGTTCATGCGCTAGTGGTTTCGAAGGCAACCCATATATTCCTGGCGAATGCAAAG aTATTAATGAATGCGTAAGAGGCATTGATGGAAACCCAGTCTGTACGGCAGGCAAGTGTGTCAATTTGCTGGGCGGTTATACGTGTGAGTACACAAATCATCGACCACTTGTTATAG GGCTTAGCACTAGTTTCAGCACATTGGTATTCATTGGTGGAATATACTGGTTATACAAATTTATTAGAAGACAAAGGAGgttaaaccaaaagaagaaattctTTAAGCGTAATGGGGGTTTATTGTTGCAACAACAATTGACTACAACTGAAGGCAACGTGGACAGTACAAGAGTGTTCAACTCAAGAGAGTTGGAGAAAGCCACCGAAAACTTTAGCTTAACCAGAATACTAGGCGAAGGAGGTCAAGGTACAGTGTACAAGGGAATGCTTGTAGACGGTAGAATAGTAGCAGTAAAGAAGTCCAAAGTCGTAGACGAAGACAAGCTAGAAGAGTTCATCAACGAAGTCGTCATTCTCTCACAAATCAACCATAGGAACATCGTAAAACTCTTGGGGTGTTGCCTAGAGACAGATGTCCCTATTCTAGTCTACGAATTCATTCCTAATGGTAACCTTTTTGAGCATCTTCATGATGATTCCGATGATTATACGATGACTACTTGGGAAGTGCGTCTTCGTATTGCTGTAGATATTGCAGGAGCGCTTTCATATTTGCACTCGGCTGCATCATCTCCAATCTATCACAGAGACATCAAGTCTACAAACATAATGTTAGATGAGAAACATCGAGCCAAAGTGTCCGATTTTGGTACTTCAAGAACGGTGACCGTGGATCATACCCACCTCACTACAGTAGTTTCAGGCACGGTGGGATATATGGATCCAGAGTATTTCCAGTCGAGCCAATTCACAGACAAAAGTGATGTTTATAGCTTTGGAGTCGTGCTAGCGGAGCTAATCACTGGAGAAAAATCAGTCTCTTTTCTGCGATCTCAGGAATATAGGACATTGGCAACTTATTTCACTCTTGCAATGAAAGAGAACAGACTCTCCGACATTATTGATGCTCGAATAAGAGATGGTTGTAAGTTGAATCAAGTGACAGCAGCCGCAAAAATTGCAAGGAAATGTTTGAATATGAAGGGAAGGAAACGACCAAGTATGAGACAAGTATCGATGGAATTGGAGAAGATTCGTTCATATTCTGAAGATATGCAGCCGTATGAGTATGCTAgcgaaaacgaagaagaaaaaaaagaaacattagtGGACGTTAACGTAGAGTCGAGAAACTACGTGAGTGTTACCGCCGCATCATCTCAATACAGCATTGCTACAACATCTTCGTCGCGGTCAGATGTTGAACCATTGTTTCCTCGGTAA
- the RFO1 gene encoding Wall-associated kinase family protein (RESISTANCE TO FUSARIUM OXYSPORUM 1 (RFO1); FUNCTIONS IN: kinase activity; INVOLVED IN: response to fungus; LOCATED IN: endomembrane system, integral to membrane, cell wall; EXPRESSED IN: 20 plant structures; EXPRESSED DURING: 12 growth stages; CONTAINS InterPro DOMAIN/s: Wall-associated kinase (InterPro:IPR013695), Protein kinase, catalytic domain (InterPro:IPR000719), Serine/threonine-protein kinase-like domain (InterPro:IPR017442), Protein kinase-like domain (InterPro:IPR011009), Serine/threonine-protein kinase, active site (InterPro:IPR008271); BEST Arabidopsis thaliana protein match is: wall associated kinase-like 2 (TAIR:AT1G16130.1); Has 120550 Blast hits to 118930 proteins in 4262 species: Archae - 142; Bacteria - 13516; Metazoa - 44650; Fungi - 10334; Plants - 33695; Viruses - 488; Other Eukaryotes - 17725 (source: NCBI BLink).): MKRRRLFFSVLLSILTLFINGPLITTAQSPPSSSTSCNRICGGIEIPFPFGIGRRDCFLNDWYEVVCNSTTSGKSLAPFLYKINRELVSITLRSSIDSSYGVVHIKSPVTSSGCSQRPVKPLPLNLTGKGSPFFITDSNRLVSVGCQAKIPADRPQVIGVDLESSGGNTTQGGNCKVAFLTNETYSPANVTEPEQFYTNGFTVIELGWYFDTSDSRLTNPVGCVNLTETGIYTSAPSCVCEYGNFSGFGYSNCYCNQIGYRGNPYLPGGCIDIDECEEGKGLSSCGELTCVNVPGSWRCELNGVGKIKPLFPGLVLGFPLLFLVLGIWGLIKFVKKRRKIIRKRMFFKRNGGLLLKQQLTTRGGNVQSSKIFSSKELEKATDNFNMNRVLGQGGQGTVYKGMLVDGRIVAVKRSKVLDEDKVEEFINEVGVLSQINHRNIVKLMGCCLETEVPILVYEHIPNGDLFKRLHHDSDDYTMTWDVRLRISVEIAGALAYLHSAASTPVYHRDVKTTNILLDEKYRAKVSDFGTSRSINVDQTHLTTLVAGTFGYLDPEYFQTSQFTDKSDVYSFGVVLVELITGEKPFSVMRPEENRGLVSHFNEAMKQNRVLDIVDSRIKEGCTLEQVLAVAKLARRCLSLKGKKRPNMREVSVELERIRSSPEDLELHIEEEDEEECAMEINMDDSWSVDMTAPASLFDLSPKLDVEPLVPQRTW; encoded by the exons atgaagagaaggagactttttttctctgttctaCTCTCTATCCTAACTCTGTTCATCAATGGTCCTTTGATAACGACAGCTCAAtctccaccttcttcttcaacttcatgTAACCGTATCTGTGGAGGAATCGAGATTCCTTTTCCTTTTGGAATCGGACGAAGAGACTGTTTTCTCAACGACTGGTACGAGGTTGTCTGTAACAGCACCACCTCCGGTAAATCCTTAGCTCCGTTCCTCTATAAGATCAACAGAGAATTAGTTAGCATCACTCTTCGAAGCAGCATCGACAGTTCCTACGGAGTTGTTCACATTAAATCTCCGGTGACTTCCTCCGGCTGTTCTCAACGACCCGTAAAGCCTCTTCCTTTAAACCTCACCGGTAAAGGAAGTCCCTTTTTCATCACCGACTCGAATCGTCTCGTCTCAGTTG GTTGTCAGGCGAAGATTCCGGCGGATAGACCGCAAGTAATCGGCGTTGACCTTGAAAGCTCCGGTGGTAACACAACTCAAGGAGGAAACTGTAAAGTTGCTTTCTTGACGAATGAGACTTACTCTCCGGCGAATGTTACAGAGCCGGAACAATTTTATACTAATGGGTTTACGGTGATTGAGCTTGGTTGGTACTTTGATACATCAGATTCTCGGTTAACGAATCCTGTGGGTTGTGTGAATTTGACGGAAACAGGGATTTACACGAGCGCACCGAGCTGTGTTTGTGAGTATGGTAACTTCTCTGGCTTTGGTTACAGTAACTGTTACTGCAATCAGATTGGTTACAGAGGGAATCCTTATCTTCCTGGTGGATGCATTG acaTTGACGAATGTGAGGAAGGAAAAGGACTAAGCAGCTGTGGAGAACTAACTTGTGTGAATGTTCCTGGATCGTGGAGGTGCGAGCTGAATGGAGTAGGGAAGATCAAGCCTCTGTTTCCAG GTCTTGTTCTAGGTTTTCCACTGTTGTTCTTGGTACTTGGGATATGGGGATTGATCAAGTTCGttaagaagagaaggaagattATCCGAAAGAGAATGTTCTTTAAACGTAATGGAGGCTTGTTGTTGAAACAACAGTTAACTACAAGAGGAGGTAATGTGCAGTCATCGAAGATATTCAGTTCGAAAGAGCTGGAGAAAGCGACGGATAACTTCAATATGAACAGGGTTCTTGGGCAAGGAGGTCAAGGCACTGTCTACAAAGGAATGTTGGTAGATGGGCGAATTGTTGCTGTGAAAAGATCTAAAGTTTTAGATGAAGATAAAGTTGAGGAGTTTATCAATGAAGTTGGTGTTCTCTCGCAGATTAACCATAGAAATATTGTCAAACTCATGGGGTGTTGTCTCGAGACAGAGGTTCCTATCTTGGTTTATGAACATATTCCAAATGGAGACCTATTCAAGCGGCTTCACCATGATTCTGATGATTACACTATGACTTGGGATGTGCGATTGCGCATCTCTGTTGAGATTGCAGGAGCACTTGCTTACTTGCACTCGGCTGCATCAACTCCGGTCTATCATAGAGATGTCAAGACCACAAACATACTTTTGGATGAGAAGTATAGAGCCAAGGTATCGGATTTCGGGACCTCGAGATCCATAAACGTAGATCAAACTCACTTGACTACTCTAGTTGCAGGTACTTTTGGATACTTGGATCCAGAGTACTTTCAAACTAGCCAGTTTACGGATAAAAGtgatgtttatagttttgggGTCGTCTTGGTTGAGCTCATAACTGGAGAAAAGCCGTTTTCTGTAATGCGGCccgaagaaaacagaggactTGTGTCTCATTTCAATGAGGCTATGAAACAGAACAGAGTTCTTGATATTGTTGATTCTCGGATCAAAGAAGGTTGCACGTTGGAACAAGTGTTGGCTGTGGCGAAACTTGCCAGAAGGTGTTTAAGTCTAAAAGGGAAGAAACGACCAAATATGAGAGAGGTTTCAGTTGAGCTTGAGAGGATCCGTTCATCACCCGAAGATTTGGAGTTACATATTGAAGaggaggacgaagaagaatgCGCCATGGAAATCAACATGGATGATTCTTGGAGCGTCGACATGACTGCTCCAGCTTCCCTCTTTGATTTATCGCCCAAGTTAGACGTTGAACCGCTGGTTCCTCAACGAACATGGTGA
- the RFO1 gene encoding Wall-associated kinase family protein (RESISTANCE TO FUSARIUM OXYSPORUM 1 (RFO1); FUNCTIONS IN: kinase activity; INVOLVED IN: response to fungus; LOCATED IN: endomembrane system, integral to membrane, cell wall; EXPRESSED IN: 20 plant structures; EXPRESSED DURING: 12 growth stages; CONTAINS InterPro DOMAIN/s: Serine/threonine-protein kinase domain (InterPro:IPR002290), Serine/threonine-protein kinase-like domain (InterPro:IPR017442), Protein kinase-like domain (InterPro:IPR011009), Serine/threonine-protein kinase, active site (InterPro:IPR008271), Wall-associated kinase (InterPro:IPR013695), Protein kinase, catalytic domain (InterPro:IPR000719), Tyrosine-protein kinase, catalytic domain (InterPro:IPR020635); BEST Arabidopsis thaliana protein match is: wall associated kinase-like 2 (TAIR:AT1G16130.1); Has 120817 Blast hits to 119164 proteins in 4285 species: Archae - 142; Bacteria - 13548; Metazoa - 44699; Fungi - 10352; Plants - 33861; Viruses - 488; Other Eukaryotes - 17727 (source: NCBI BLink).): protein MKRRRLFFSVLLSILTLFINGPLITTAQSPPSSSTSCNRICGGIEIPFPFGIGRRDCFLNDWYEVVCNSTTSGKSLAPFLYKINRELVSITLRSSIDSSYGVVHIKSPVTSSGCSQRPVKPLPLNLTGKGSPFFITDSNRLVSVGCDNRALITDIESQITGCESSCDGDKSRLDKICGGYTCCQAKIPADRPQVIGVDLESSGGNTTQGGNCKVAFLTNETYSPANVTEPEQFYTNGFTVIELGWYFDTSDSRLTNPVGCVNLTETGIYTSAPSCVCEYGNFSGFGYSNCYCNQIGYRGNPYLPGGCIDIDECEEGKGLSSCGELTCVNVPGSWRCELNGVGKIKPLFPGLVLGFPLLFLVLGIWGLIKFVKKRRKIIRKRMFFKRNGGLLLKQQLTTRGGNVQSSKIFSSKELEKATDNFNMNRVLGQGGQGTVYKGMLVDGRIVAVKRSKVLDEDKVEEFINEVGVLSQINHRNIVKLMGCCLETEVPILVYEHIPNGDLFKRLHHDSDDYTMTWDVRLRISVEIAGALAYLHSAASTPVYHRDVKTTNILLDEKYRAKVSDFGTSRSINVDQTHLTTLVAGTFGYLDPEYFQTSQFTDKSDVYSFGVVLVELITGEKPFSVMRPEENRGLVSHFNEAMKQNRVLDIVDSRIKEGCTLEQVLAVAKLARRCLSLKGKKRPNMREVSVELERIRSSPEDLELHIEEEDEEECAMEINMDDSWSVDMTAPASLFDLSPKLDVEPLVPQRTW from the exons atgaagagaaggagactttttttctctgttctaCTCTCTATCCTAACTCTGTTCATCAATGGTCCTTTGATAACGACAGCTCAAtctccaccttcttcttcaacttcatgTAACCGTATCTGTGGAGGAATCGAGATTCCTTTTCCTTTTGGAATCGGACGAAGAGACTGTTTTCTCAACGACTGGTACGAGGTTGTCTGTAACAGCACCACCTCCGGTAAATCCTTAGCTCCGTTCCTCTATAAGATCAACAGAGAATTAGTTAGCATCACTCTTCGAAGCAGCATCGACAGTTCCTACGGAGTTGTTCACATTAAATCTCCGGTGACTTCCTCCGGCTGTTCTCAACGACCCGTAAAGCCTCTTCCTTTAAACCTCACCGGTAAAGGAAGTCCCTTTTTCATCACCGACTCGAATCGTCTCGTCTCAGTTGGTTGTGACAACAGAGCATTGATTACAGACATCGAATCTCAGATCACAGGATGCGAATCGAGCTGCGACGGAGATAAGAGTCGTTTAGACAAGATCTGCGGTGGTTACACATGTTGTCAGGCGAAGATTCCGGCGGATAGACCGCAAGTAATCGGCGTTGACCTTGAAAGCTCCGGTGGTAACACAACTCAAGGAGGAAACTGTAAAGTTGCTTTCTTGACGAATGAGACTTACTCTCCGGCGAATGTTACAGAGCCGGAACAATTTTATACTAATGGGTTTACGGTGATTGAGCTTGGTTGGTACTTTGATACATCAGATTCTCGGTTAACGAATCCTGTGGGTTGTGTGAATTTGACGGAAACAGGGATTTACACGAGCGCACCGAGCTGTGTTTGTGAGTATGGTAACTTCTCTGGCTTTGGTTACAGTAACTGTTACTGCAATCAGATTGGTTACAGAGGGAATCCTTATCTTCCTGGTGGATGCATTG acaTTGACGAATGTGAGGAAGGAAAAGGACTAAGCAGCTGTGGAGAACTAACTTGTGTGAATGTTCCTGGATCGTGGAGGTGCGAGCTGAATGGAGTAGGGAAGATCAAGCCTCTGTTTCCAG GTCTTGTTCTAGGTTTTCCACTGTTGTTCTTGGTACTTGGGATATGGGGATTGATCAAGTTCGttaagaagagaaggaagattATCCGAAAGAGAATGTTCTTTAAACGTAATGGAGGCTTGTTGTTGAAACAACAGTTAACTACAAGAGGAGGTAATGTGCAGTCATCGAAGATATTCAGTTCGAAAGAGCTGGAGAAAGCGACGGATAACTTCAATATGAACAGGGTTCTTGGGCAAGGAGGTCAAGGCACTGTCTACAAAGGAATGTTGGTAGATGGGCGAATTGTTGCTGTGAAAAGATCTAAAGTTTTAGATGAAGATAAAGTTGAGGAGTTTATCAATGAAGTTGGTGTTCTCTCGCAGATTAACCATAGAAATATTGTCAAACTCATGGGGTGTTGTCTCGAGACAGAGGTTCCTATCTTGGTTTATGAACATATTCCAAATGGAGACCTATTCAAGCGGCTTCACCATGATTCTGATGATTACACTATGACTTGGGATGTGCGATTGCGCATCTCTGTTGAGATTGCAGGAGCACTTGCTTACTTGCACTCGGCTGCATCAACTCCGGTCTATCATAGAGATGTCAAGACCACAAACATACTTTTGGATGAGAAGTATAGAGCCAAGGTATCGGATTTCGGGACCTCGAGATCCATAAACGTAGATCAAACTCACTTGACTACTCTAGTTGCAGGTACTTTTGGATACTTGGATCCAGAGTACTTTCAAACTAGCCAGTTTACGGATAAAAGtgatgtttatagttttgggGTCGTCTTGGTTGAGCTCATAACTGGAGAAAAGCCGTTTTCTGTAATGCGGCccgaagaaaacagaggactTGTGTCTCATTTCAATGAGGCTATGAAACAGAACAGAGTTCTTGATATTGTTGATTCTCGGATCAAAGAAGGTTGCACGTTGGAACAAGTGTTGGCTGTGGCGAAACTTGCCAGAAGGTGTTTAAGTCTAAAAGGGAAGAAACGACCAAATATGAGAGAGGTTTCAGTTGAGCTTGAGAGGATCCGTTCATCACCCGAAGATTTGGAGTTACATATTGAAGaggaggacgaagaagaatgCGCCATGGAAATCAACATGGATGATTCTTGGAGCGTCGACATGACTGCTCCAGCTTCCCTCTTTGATTTATCGCCCAAGTTAGACGTTGAACCGCTGGTTCCTCAACGAACATGGTGA